CGCTGGGTGATCCTGACCCTCGTCTTCTTCGCGATCATCCCGGCGATGTTCCTACTCGGGCGGTGGCAGTACCACCGCTATGAGCAGACCAACCGGCAGAACACCGCGACCTCCGCCGCGATGCAGGCGCCGCCGGTCGCGATGGATGTGATCTCGCACCCCGGCGGGACTGTGCCGGCCGCGGAGACGTACCGCTCGGTCACCGCGACCGGGCACTACGACCCGTCGTACGAGTTCGTGATCCGCCAGCGCACCGACGCCTCCGGCGACACGGTCGGCTACTACGTGGTCACCCCGCTGGTCACCGACGCCGGCGACGTGGTGCTGGTCAACCGCGGCTGGATCGCCTCGAACGCGGACGCCACCAGCTACCCGACGGTGCCGCCGGCCCCCTCCGGTGAGCTGACGGTGACCGGTCGGCTGCGGCCCGACGAGACCTTCCGACGGGAGCAGCGCGGGCTGCCGGACCGGATGTTCATGCGGATCAACAGCAGCGAGCAGGCCGCGCGCCTGAAGCAGCCGGTGGTCGCGGGCTACCTGGAGCTGGTCTCTACCAACCCCACCCCGCCGGGCGCCGACGAGGCCGAGCACGTACCGGGCCCCAATGTCACCTCCACCGGCGACGCCGCGGTGGTCGGCAAGGGCGTCCACCTGCCCTACGCGATCCAGTGGTGGCTGTTCGCCGCGCTGATCCCGGCCGGCTGGATCGTCATGCTGCGCCGCGACCTCCGCGAGGCCCGCGAGAAGCAGGCCGCCGACGAAGCCGCCGCCGCGGCCGGCCCCGCCCCGGACGCCCCGGCAGAGGAGCCCGGCCCCACCCCGGGCTCCGACAAGGCCACCGTCCCGGCCGCCGAGTCCGACCCCGCGCAGCGCTAGTACGCGCGCACACTGTTCGCGGTGCTGAGGCCGCAGCTCTCGACGAGCTGCGGCCTCATCGTTCCACGGCGGCTGGTGCGGGGCTCCACGCGCGGCATCAACTCGTGGCGACGGGCGCCGGTTCGGGTTCCGGAACATCGCGCAGGTGGCGCAGCGGGGAGAAGAACACGAACCAGCCGGCCGCCGAGAACCCGATGACCGCCACCCAGAGTGCGGGCCGCACCCCGATCAGCGTGCCCAGCAGCCCGCCGAGGATGCCGCCGATCGGCATCGTGCCCCAGACGACCCACCGGACGGCCGCGTTCATCCGCCCCATCAGCTCAGGGGGCGTCACCGACTGCCGGTAGCTGACCTGCGCGATGTTGTACACCATCACCGCGAAGTAGGTGATGCTCCAGCCCAGCGGGACGAGCAGCACTCCCCAGCCGCGCCAGGCCGCCGCCACGATGGCCTGCGGGGCGCTGAACGACAGCGCGGACATCCAGATGATCCGCGCCGAACCGAACCGCTTCGCCAGCCGGCCGGCGAGCATGCCGCCTGCGATGCCGCCGATGGCCCCGCCCGCCATGATCAATCCGGTGAACGCGGGCCGCACGTGCAGCACCCGGATCAGGAAGACCATCGCCAGCGCCGTGTTCATGCCGCTGAACAGGTTCGAGATGCCCGTGCACGCCACGATCCTCCGCAATATCTTGTGGTGGACGACGAATCGCAGTCCTTCGGCGATCTGGCTGCGCAGCGTCTCGTCCGCCCGCCGCGCACGCGGCGGCTCCTCGCGCTTCCTGATGCCGAAGACCGACGCGACCGAGAGCGCGTAGGAGATCGCGTCGGCCGTCATCGCTCCCGCTGCGCCGAAGGCCGCGACCAGCCCGCTGCCCAGGCTGGGTCCGCCGAGCTGCGAGAAGGCGCCGGTGGTCCCGAGCTTGCCGTTGGCGTCCATCAGCTGCTCGGTGCGGACCAGCGACGGCAGGTAGCTCTGGTAGGAGACGTCGAAGAACACCGTGCACACGCCGGCGGCCAGGGCGACCAGGTAGAGCTGCGTCATGGTCAGAGCACCCAGGGCGGCGGCCAGCGGGAGCGAGCCGATCAGCAGCAGGCGCAGCAGGTCGCAGACGATCATGATGGACCGCTTGGAGCCGCGGTCCACGAGCGCGCCCGCGGGCAACGCGATCAGCGCGAACGCCGCTGTGGTGGCCGCGGTCAGCAGACCGACCTGGAACGTGCTCGCCTTGAGCGCGACGACCGCGACCAGCGGCAGCGCGACCTGGGTGACCGCCGAGCCCATCTCACTGACCGTCTGGCCGCCCCACAGCAGCATGAAATCCCGCTGCCGCCACAGGCTCGGACTGCCGAGCTCCGGCTCGGCTTCG
This genomic stretch from Kitasatospora acidiphila harbors:
- a CDS encoding SURF1 family cytochrome oxidase biogenesis protein, producing MLFRILLTRRWVILTLVFFAIIPAMFLLGRWQYHRYEQTNRQNTATSAAMQAPPVAMDVISHPGGTVPAAETYRSVTATGHYDPSYEFVIRQRTDASGDTVGYYVVTPLVTDAGDVVLVNRGWIASNADATSYPTVPPAPSGELTVTGRLRPDETFRREQRGLPDRMFMRINSSEQAARLKQPVVAGYLELVSTNPTPPGADEAEHVPGPNVTSTGDAAVVGKGVHLPYAIQWWLFAALIPAGWIVMLRRDLREAREKQAADEAAAAAGPAPDAPAEEPGPTPGSDKATVPAAESDPAQR
- a CDS encoding MFS transporter: MTELATDVGEAEPELGSPSLWRQRDFMLLWGGQTVSEMGSAVTQVALPLVAVVALKASTFQVGLLTAATTAAFALIALPAGALVDRGSKRSIMIVCDLLRLLLIGSLPLAAALGALTMTQLYLVALAAGVCTVFFDVSYQSYLPSLVRTEQLMDANGKLGTTGAFSQLGGPSLGSGLVAAFGAAGAMTADAISYALSVASVFGIRKREEPPRARRADETLRSQIAEGLRFVVHHKILRRIVACTGISNLFSGMNTALAMVFLIRVLHVRPAFTGLIMAGGAIGGIAGGMLAGRLAKRFGSARIIWMSALSFSAPQAIVAAAWRGWGVLLVPLGWSITYFAVMVYNIAQVSYRQSVTPPELMGRMNAAVRWVVWGTMPIGGILGGLLGTLIGVRPALWVAVIGFSAAGWFVFFSPLRHLRDVPEPEPAPVATS